A stretch of DNA from Cryptomeria japonica unplaced genomic scaffold, Sugi_1.0 HiC_scaffold_1983, whole genome shotgun sequence:
tgtgtcataaggggcctttagtggtcctaaggggtcacccaccCCTTGCGACAAAATTTactcttttgtggtcctaataggtcctaaggggtgcacatgtgtcgcaaggggccttaagtggtcctaaggggtcacatatgtgttctaacacatgcgtgactgcttaggaccacatatgacccccttgcgacaacatttggtcgtttgtggtcctaataggtcctaatgggTGCACATGCATCACAAGGGtcctttagtggtcctaaggggtcacacatgtgttctaacatatgcgtgaccccttaggaccacatatgatccgttgcgacaccatttggtcttttgtggtcctaataggtcctaaggggtggacatgtgtcgcaaggggccttaagtggtcctaaggggtcatacatgtgttctaacacatgcatgaccccttaggaccacatatgaccccttgtgacaccatttggtcctatgtggtcctaataggtcctaaggggtgcacatgtgtcgcaaggggccttaactagtcctaaggggtcacacatgtcttagaaaacatgcgtgaccccttaggaccatatatgaccccttgcgacaccatttggtcttatgtgtttATAATAAgtcctaaggggtgtacatgtgtagcaaggggcctttagtggtcgtaaggggtcatataaaataattatatactccttaggatgtatacatacacatacatacatacatacacctcaggacatgctatgagGGGTCGTGTATGTCCTGAGGTAGGTCCTGAGGTGTATCTATGTCCTAAGgcatatataaatattttatgtgtatttatgtatgtgtgcgtatgtatttatgtatgtgtatgtacatgcatgtgtgtatgtatgtatgtagacataggtatgtatgtgtatgtatttttatgtatgtgtatgtcctaaagtgtacatataattattttatatctatgtatgtacatgtatgtaggtaggtatgtatgtttgtgtatgtttgtatataggtttgtatgtatgtgtgtgtatgtatgtaggtttgtatgtatgtatgtacgtatgtatgtgtacgtttgtgtatgtatttacttatgtatgtgtgtatttattttctaatattttaaactaatatgatagaatatatacaaaaaaatatatttttttaaaacataaaaaaactaattttctattaaaaacgatttaaaaaaaataaaaataaattaatatgttaaaataaatacatttaaaagaaaaaaaaaggtacTTACCGCTGAAACCCTTCCAGCCGGATCTCCGAGACTTTTTGCGCCCTCCTGCTTAACTCCAAgccgctcaatgcaaaatgagcGGCTTGGGTGAATTTCGACTCCTATATAGGGCAAGGGGTTTCCGGCCAGAACCGTTCCGGCCAGAACCCCCTTGCCACGAGAGCGCAACGTGGCTACCGAATGGAGCCAAATCGGTCCGGCCGGAACACTTCTGGTCGGAACGCTTTCGGCCGAAAtaggcattgttagcctaaagtgcaaCACAGTTTCGTACGATCACCTTGGAAGAAATTTTACttatattatctttaattttagatattttaaaaaatatatccttaattcaatttgaaaattttatgtttGATGGCTACCTTTAACAACTTTCtataaagaaaatcaatttttctttatAACTTTCTATAAAGgaaatcattttttctttaaaagaaaataaCTTTTTACTAATTAAATATTAGTTATTCATTATACTATTCAATTAACAGTAATTGCCttaaaataaagttttaattgATTGTGTTGAAGttcaaaattataatatttaatttaattgggACACACATagatattatctttaattttagatattaaaaaaaataaatctttaattaaacTTTAAATGTTATATTTGATGTCTATCTTTAATaattttctttaaagaaaataacttttttctttaaaagaaaataaattttcatgTAGTCACATTATTTGGTTAttcattatattatttaattaatagaaatagccaagtaaaaaaaatgattttatagcTTCAAAATTATACTAACTAATTTATTTGGGACATACATAGAGATATAATTTTtagtttttgatattttaaaaaaatatatccttaatttaaatttaaatttatgtttGATGGCCACCTTTAATAACTTTCTATAAAggaaatcactttttctttaaaaaaaataaaaatcattgagTACACATTAGTTATTTATAATTCATTatactatttaattaatagaaatcgCTTTCAAAATAGGTTATTAATTGATTTTGTTGAACTTCAAAATTATACTCTCTATTTTAATTGGGACATGCATAGATATATTATCTTTAAATTtagataatttgaaaaaatatataatttctttacttcaatttcaaattttatgtTTGATGGTTACCTTTAATAACTTTCTATAgaggataaataaaataatttttcattgagtacacattagttagttattcattatactattcaattaataTTACTTAATTGCAttaaaaatagattattaataGTTTGTGTTGAACTTCAAAATTATACTATCTAAATCAATttctaattaaaagaaaattaaaaatcatTGAGTACACACATTATAAGCTAATTATTCATTATACTATTCAATTGATGAAATTACTTTAAAAATAGATTATTAACCGATTTTTTTGAACTTAAAGATTATACTGTCTAATTTAATCGAGGCATAcataaagatattatatttaattgtttaagatattttgaaaaaaaataaattttatgctTATGGGTACTTTAATAACTTTTTGTAGAggaaaaatatttttcttcaatttttttttgagtgAGTACACATTAGTTAGTTATTATTTTGATAAAACATAGTTtcaattgaattttaaattttatgtttgatgGGTATCTTTCATAACTTTCCATAAATGAAATTGgtttttctttaaaagaaaaaaaactaagGTTACTTAGGGTTGGAGTTAAGATCAATGTTAGGTTTTAAGTCAAGATTAATTAGGGTTAGATTTAAGATCAAGGCTAGGTTTTAATTAAGGTTACCTTAATAGTATTAGGTTAATAATATTAAGGTCATATTTAACCTGTTAAAATTAGAATATATTTAGAcaaaattatgattagggttactgttaaggttaggattaaaattagggttatggcCTTAATTATAATCTTATATCCCCAATCCTAATACTAACTCCAACCCTCATTATTTTAAAGTCTTGCATGTGTTGGGTTAGGATTAGAGTCtgagttaaattagggttagggttcaagttAGAGATAGtatttaattagggtttttgattaaggttagggttagtgttgAGTTAGCATTAGGGCTCTAGGATAAATGTTGAGGTGAAGGTCAAGATTATCGTTAGGGTTAGGCTATTATCAAGGTTAGGATCTCAAGGTTAGGGTTAATATTCTAGAATAAAGATAGAGTTAGGGTCAAGTTTAGGGTTGAGGTTAGTGTCATGGATCATTTAGAGTTAAGGTTGTGGTaaggattcaattagggttagggttagcagtACATTTGTTAAACTTGTTAcccataaaatttaattaatgtcttACATCgttaggttaggattagggttagtgttaacgTTATAGAATAAAGTTTGGGTTCAAGGTTACCATTAGCATTAAGGTTACACTAGGGTTTAGGTTCAAGTTTAATTAAGATCAAAATTAGAATAAGGGTTGCCATGACAattaggtttagtgttagggttaaggttaggttagtgcTAGGGTTAAATAGGATTAGGTGTCAATTTGGATCTTATAGAAAAAATATTTGAGTTAGGCTTAGGAATAGGGTTAAATTATGATTTGGGTTAGGATTATATTATGAATAAAGTTTCAATAGAATTAGGTTTAATATTAGAATAGGGTCAAGGTCAAGGTCAAGGTTCTaagattcaattaggattaggattaaggttcaattAGGGGAAAATATTTTAGTTACGATTGTGGTTaaattaaggttatggttagagtttaattagggttatagtTAAAATTAGGGTTGGGATAAACTTGGGGTTAATATTaatgttaggttagggtttaaataaggttagaattaggtttttattcAATATTAGACTAGAGTTAAAGTTAGGGCTATAATTAGAATTAGagctagaattagggttagggttaaattagggtgaGATATCAATAAGGGCCAGGACTAAGATTAGGGTAGCATATTCAGCTTGAGTTGTGGCTTGATAAGTAATAAAGTTAGGGTCAATTTAAATTAGGATTAATATTCAATTAAGATTATCCATAGAGTTTAATTATGGTTAAGATTtaattagtgttagagttagggttatgattcaattaagttaggatttagttagggttagggtaaaattatggttagggttcaagtagagttaaattagggttaaggttagagttagagTTAGAGATCAGagtttcaattaggattagggttcaattagtttTAAAAGAAATCTtcatgttagggttagggtaaaattATGGTTATAGGAAACAAAatttgagttagggttaaattatgcttAGGATTTaaatagggttaaggttagagattatttatgattagggttaatgttagattaaGGTTTAAATAGCACCTTGTTAGTGTTAGGGGTGAACTAGGGATAAATTTAATGATAgattaggttaaggttaggtttagaatTTGAATTAAAGATAGGATTAAGGTTAGACATGAATTAGCATTAGGATCAATGTTACATTTGGGTTTATATAGGGTTAGTGTCTAGATTGAATTGGGGTTAGATATAATATTAGATAAGGATTAAGCTTAGTGTCACAATTAGAATTAGAGATATGAATAGGGTTAGGTTTGAATGAGGATTAACTTTACAACATtaattttttggagaaaaaaaaatatcacatatattaaatctaatatttatatataattttattattataaatcaaattttaaatatttatattttgatttttatgaatattaaatattttcaaatttgacaTGTGAGAACGTACTTtaattagattttttaaaatatagatattcTAATATTCTATATTAGATGTAGGCTCACGAAACTTCATATTCTATATTAGATATATTCTCATAAAACTTCATATTATATATTAGTTGTAATCTCATATAACTTCATATTCTATATTAGATTAGATGTAATGTTGTAGAACTACCCGTCAACAGTAACAAAAACTAACAAAAATATCCTCTTGACAAATTTTAAATGTCAAACATTATAATTTTCcaattttatttaaaacaaaatctTGAATAGTAATTTTCGTATATCATGCACAAACTTAAAAGAATATATAATTAATACTATTGTAGTAATTTTCGTAATTTTATTGTTTGTGTGCCAATTATATGTTACTATAAAGGAGAATTAACTTTTTTCAATTTTACCTGAATGTCGATCAGCCTGTAGTTACCAGAAAACCACGTCGTCTAATTGTATTTCATGAATCCAAACAACCACAACTGTGAAAGAATTACAACTTCAAAAGATTTTCCCTTAATGCGACCAAAGTTTATAGAGTAGATTTTGTCCAATAATAAGCTAGGTAGAATAATGGTGAGAAAGATGTTTTTTATAGAGTAGATGTTGCCCTCTAATACTCTAGGATTATAAGTATGAAAGCGCCTTGTGGTCTGAAGAGGATGGAGAAAATCAATCATACTGGACTGGCACCATCATAGTCTTTAGATTCGAGATAAGAAGTTTGCTGCTCATATCGAGTAGATTACTTAGCTTCCCTAAACTTGTCATTTAAGTTGTTGACGCGAACAATAATGGGGCTTTGCACACGATGATCAGGACTAGCCCAGATGAGTGTTCCAAAATTATAGACCCCATCAGAGTGCTTCACAGGTTTTAGGGTTACTGAAAAAGAGGCACTTCTTACATAAGGCGTGAAAACCAGAATATTAGGCTTCACAATCACTTCCACACCAGGTGGGCATGAGACTATTGCTATATATACACAATTATCATCTGGGCTAACGTTGGTTACTGTCCTCTTGATTGTGGGAGTGGATTCCAGATTCGACACAGTAATAGAAGGATTGTTTAGACCACTGGCAGAACTTTTTTCAGGACAGGTGGTATTTAATTTAGATGAAGAAACAATGGTTCTGATCTGTTTTTGGGTGTAGCCAAGACTACAGAGAAACATTATATAATCTGTTGGACCTGCATCATATACCAGTCCAGGATTCATAGCTTGTCTGGGATTTACATGCCCTGCACCAAAATCAAATGGGTCTGCTGGTTTTCCAGATCCTCCAGCTTTAATCAAGTCAAAAGATGTATCTCGGACATATGCTGCAAATAATAGGATTAAGAAAATGATTATCAGGATTAACTGAATGCAATATAATGGTATATAATATTATCTTCATTGTTCAGAGTAATGATTTCCTTTTATGTAGTGGTCTTAAGTTGTCCACTTAGAGAGTTGGTATTCATTGCATTGAATACTCAAAGGTGAAGCATTGGGATTGGAATATTTGTGCTTATGTAAAACTAAAACCTTTCAACAAATATGATAGAATGAATGGATAACATAATAATGTACCAGTTGTCATGATGGCAGATCTGATGGCTGCATGACTCCATTGTGGATGAATTGACTTGAGAAGAGCAACAATTCCAGAGACATGAGGGCATGACATGGATGTTCCTGATAAGAAATTGTAGTCCACAGAGCGTTTGTCCAATCCTATTTCTGAAGGTGGAATCACTGGAGGCCATGCTGCCAGAATGTTCACACCTGGAGCTGTTATATCAGGCTGCACAATTGCAAATTATAGGCTGTAAATAAATTCCACATGCATAACTCTTTAATCAAACAAGATATTTCACTTTAACAAAATTTTCTCAGATATGGTGAGAACATATAATCTTAGTATTCATTTAGACATGCAATCTGTCACATACCTTCAAAATGTCCGGAGATAGTGTGCTAGGTCCCCTTGAGGAGAAGTAGACTACAACAGGCGCAGGTTCAAGTCCCGCAACACTTCTACTTGGACTCATTCGAACAACAGGAGACCTGACCCAAATATAACATAAAATTACATTTTGCAAACAGTGTTTTTTCTAATGGAATATTCTGGATTCATATCTGAATTGATTTCAACTCACTCAGATGACTTGTAATATGAAAGGATCTTTGCCCCTTGCTTCATATCTACGTACACCACAGGTATAAAAGAGAGCTCTGGCACCACTTTGGTGGGCACTTCTGAGAAAATTAATGCGGCCCCTCCTGCTAGGTACACATCAAAAGCTGCATTGAAGCTGTCGTCACTCCCATGAGTTCCAAAGCATAGCACTATTTTCCTTGAAACCAAATTTCGTTTCAGAGATCCACATGTTCTGTACATGCATGCACAAAATCTTATGAGTAAAATATACAATGTTAtgaaaccaatcttcataccatTGTACATTTTATACAATGTTACGAAACCAAGATATGAAACCAAAATGTTATGAGTAAAATATACAATGTTGTGAAAGATGAATAAAATGTTATGAAAATAAAATGTACAACCAATATAAGAACAAGCTTTGATATTTGTGTTGAGATCTACATACCCTTCCCTTGAGGCTGAGGCTCCATCTATCAGTGGTATGAATGAGCTGTTTGGTTGTTGGGTGTTTACTCCCTCTCCCTTACACCACGTAC
This window harbors:
- the LOC131043899 gene encoding subtilisin-like protease SBT3.18, which gives rise to MGEGVNTQQPNSSFIPLIDGASASREGTCGSLKRNLVSRKIVLCFGTHGSDDSFNAAFDVYLAGGAALIFSEVPTKVVPELSFIPVVYVDMKQGAKILSYYKSSESPVVRMSPSRSVAGLEPAPVVVYFSSRGPSTLSPDILKPDITAPGVNILAAWPPVIPPSEIGLDKRSVDYNFLSGTSMSCPHVSGIVALLKSIHPQWSHAAIRSAIMTTAYVRDTSFDLIKAGGSGKPADPFDFGAGHVNPRQAMNPGLVYDAGPTDYIMFLCSLGYTQKQIRTIVSSSKLNTTCPEKSSASGLNNPSITVSNLESTPTIKRTVTNVSPDDNCVYIAIVSCPPGVEVIVKPNILVFTPYVRSASFSVTLKPVKHSDGVYNFGTLIWASPDHRVQSPIIVRVNNLNDKFREAK